In the Wyeomyia smithii strain HCP4-BCI-WySm-NY-G18 chromosome 2, ASM2978416v1, whole genome shotgun sequence genome, one interval contains:
- the LOC129722781 gene encoding uncharacterized protein K02A2.6-like, translating into MTDPVSQPGVPPGINPPGQHNGQQQPPFVPQQQPGMQQQTQQQRTDAIIMQILQQLQQQQAVTNQLLQQQQQSAQQQHGFMQQQGTLFRNALSAIQVTVPPNPEVILDSLAGNIREFQYDPENQITFATWYARYEDLFAKDAERIDDEAKVRLLLRRLGTNEHYRYVSYILPRAPKDFSFSETVSKLKGLFGTKESTVKKRYCTLTVTKASTEDYVSFGCRVNKMCVEFELSKLTEEHFKCLMFVCGLKSENDGEVRTRLLTKIEDNNDVTLDALMQECQRMINLRSDTAMIEGPAGHVQAIKGNFQHRKQFRKRSRERSKASSKQEEERKKPSSPCWNCGAMHFSNHCSFKGHKCVDCKQVGHKEGYCASAKRPSKPSKHQSRRFSTKSVTASVSSVECKRRYVWVKINGTPVRLQLDTASDITIVSEQVWNRIGQPAGVPATQTAKSASGEQLDLVCEFVSDVEINGTTHSGRIFVSNHPLNLLGIDLIEKFQLWSLPMDNFCNFVGGTSISKAYLQKAHPKLFSDTLGLCSRTKVQLSLKESCKPVFRPKRPVSYAMLPTVDKELDRLERLQIISPVDYSEWAAPIVVVRKASGNVRICGDYLTGLNDRLQSHQYPLPLPQDIIAKLSNCTVFSQIDLSDAFLQMEVDESCRHLLTINTHRGLYQYNRLPPGVKAAPGAFQQLMDTMLAGLPCTAGYLDDVVVGGKNAAEHQRNLHAVLQRLEEFGFTIRPEKCSFGQQQIRYLGHLLDRHGLRPDPAKIQVIKDLPPPKDITGVRSFLGAINYYGKYVPNMRALRFPLDELLKNTTAFVWTHECQQAFNKFKEILSSELLLAHYDPTQEIIVSADASSIGIGATISHKYPDGHVKVIQHASRALTQVEQRYSQIDREGLAIIYAVTKFHKFIFGRRFHLQTDHQPLLRIFGSKKGIPVYTANRLQRWALSLLSYDFSIEYVQTDKFGNADILSRLINQHTKPDEDVIIACTTLEEDLRSVAIDSSNQLPLSFSMVEKATASDPSLRKVHRFIRDGWPKSRSEIKDRELARYYDRQEALSVVQGSIMFGDRLVIPTMFRRRCLIQLHKGHPGIQRMKAIARSFVYWPGLDDEIVSFVKGCSHCASAARSPPKAEPESWHPTTAPWQRVHADYAGPLDGEFFLLVIDAHTKWPEIFPTSKTTTSATIRLMRKLFANKGMPELLVTDNGSQFKSAQFDDFCCKNGIRHTTTAPYHPQSNGQAERFVDTFKRAVKKIQEGEGSIDEALDVFLLTYRTTPNRNVPGGKSPAEAMYNRPLRTSLDLLRPPSNLEPSSNRQQTSNTRSFSPKACVYAKIYDNNKWSWFPGTVVERIGSVMYNIWVDNRRLIRSHINQLRQRAETATKVQKQGIPLNILLDEWNLPVPASQVTELSEAEELEPSMSTLVAPSPSTPTIRPATVTSSSSSASTAFESAVESSPTVQLPRRSSRTRRLPQRFQAYQRY; encoded by the coding sequence ATGACGGATCCAGTTTCACAGCCAGGAGTTCCACCGGGAATCAATCCACCCGGTCAGCACAATGGGCAGCAGCAGCCCCCGTTCGTACCACAGCAACAGCCCGGAATGCAGCAGCAGACCCAACAGCAACGAACGGATGCTATCATCATGCAAATTTTGCAGCAACTCCAACAACAACAGGCCGTCACCAATCAACTCcttcagcagcagcaacagtccGCACAGCAGCAACACGGGTTCATGCAGCAGCAGGGAACTCTGTTCCGCAATGCTTTATCGGCAATCCAGGTGACCGTACCTCCCAATCCGGAGGTGATTCTGGACTCGTTGGCCGGAAATATCCGGGAGTTTCAGTACGATCCAGAAAACCAAATTACTTTTGCTACATGGTATGCCAGATATGAGGATCTTTTTGCGAAAGACGCTGAGAGGATCGACGATGAAGCAAAAGTGCGATTACTTCTCAGACGGCTGGGGACAAACGAGCACTATAGGTACGTCAGTTACATTCTACCTAGGGCTCCAAAGGATTTCAGCTTCAGTGAGACGGTGTCGAAACTAAAGGGACTATTCGGCACGAAGGAATCCACCGTCAAGAAGCGTTATTGCACTCTCACCGTTACCAAGGCCTCGACGGAGGATTATGTCTCGTTTGGCTGTAGAGTGAATAAAATGTGCGTCGAGTTCGAGCTATCCAAGCTCACAGAAGAGCATTTTAAATGCTTAATGTTCGTCTGCGGCTTAAAGTCGGAGAACGATGGAGAGGTTCGTACCAGGCTGTTGACAAAAATCGAAGACAACAATGACGTCACCCTGGATGCACTGATGCAGGAATGCCAGCGGATGATTAATTTGAGAAGCGACACAGCGATGATTGAGGGTCCCGCCGGCCATGTTCAAGCCATCAAGGGGAATTTCCAGCATCGAAAGCAGTTTAGAAAGCGATCTAGAGAACGTTCGAAGGCGTCATCAAAGCAGGAAGAGGAGCGCAAGAAGCCATCATCGCCGTGCTGGAACTGTGGTGCGATGCACTTTTCGAACCACTGCAGTTTCAAAGGTCACAAGTGCGTTGACTGCAAGCAAGTTGGCCACAAGGAGGGCTACTGTGCCAGCGCAAAGCGACCTTCGAAGCCATCAAAACACCAGTCACGCCGATTCTCCACCAAAAGCGTAACAGCATCGGTTAGCAGCGTTGAGTGTAAGCGTCGTTATGTGTGGGTCAAAATCAATGGCACCCCCGTACGACTGCAGCTTGATACAGCGTCGGATATAACTATCGTGTCCGAGCAAGTGTGGAACCGTATCGGCCAACCAGCAGGTGTTCCAGCGACTCAGACCGCCAAGTCAGCATCGGGTGAGCAGTTGGATCTTGTGTGTGAATTTGTCAGCGACGTCGAAATCAATGGCACGACgcacagcgggcgaattttcgtgTCCAACCATCCTCTGAATCTCCTTGGCATCGATCTTATCGAGAAATTCCAGCTCTGGTCGTTAccgatggacaatttttgcaaCTTCGTCGGTGGTACCAGCATTAGTAAGGCTTATTTACAGAAGGCGCATCCGAAACTGTTCAGCGACACCTTGGGGCTTTGCTCCAGAACTAAAGTTCAACTTTCGCTGAAAGAGTCATGTAAGCCCGTTTTCCGTCCTAAGAGACCGGTTTCGTACGCTATGCTGCCGACAGTCGACAAAGAACTCGACCGACTAGAGCGTCTGCAGATCATTTCACCAGTAGACTATTCCGAGTGGGCGGCTCCAATAGTGGTGGTGCGTAAGGCAAGTGGTAACGTTCGCATCTGTGGGGATTATTTGACCGGATTGAATGACCGGCTCCAGTCACACCAATATCCCCTTCCGCTACCGCAAGACATCATCGCTAAGCTTTCAAATTGCACTGTGTTTAGTCAGATTGACTTATCGGACGCTTTCCTTCAAATGGAAGTGGACGAAAGCTGCCGGCATCTGCTCACCATTAACACCCATCGCGGCCTGTATCAGTACAACAGGTTGCCCCCCGGTGTCAAAGCTGCTCCGGGCGCATTCCAGCAGCTGATGGACACAATGCTGGCAGGTCTTCCGTGTACCGCAGGCTACCTGGACGACGTGGTTGTGGGTGGCAAGAATGCCGCCGAACATCAGCGCAACCTACATGCAGTGCTACAGCGGCTCGAGGAATTCGGATTCACAATCCGGCCGGAAAAATGTTCGTTCGGCCAACAGCAAATCCGATATCTGGGTCATCTCTTGGATCGTCATGGACTCAGACCAGATCCAGCCAAGATTCAGGTCATAAAGGATCTACCGCCGCCGAAAGACATCACAGGAGTACGCTCCTTCCTGGGAGCCATTAATTACTACGGGAAATATGTTCCCAACATGCGAGCTCTCAGGTTTCCGCTAGATGAGCTCCTGAAAAACACAACGGCGTTCGTATGGACGCATGAATGCCAGCAGGCGTTCAACAAATTCAAGGAAATTCTATCGTCGGAGCTTCTTCTAGCACACTATGATCCAACGCAAGAAATAATCGTTTCAGCGGACGCCTCCTCCATCGGTATTGGGGCAACAATCAGCCACAAGTATCCAGATGGCCACGTGAAAGTGATTCAGCATGCATCTCGAGCGCTTACACAGGTTGAACAGCGCTACTCACAAATCGACCGAGAAGGGTTAGCGATAATATATGCAGTAACGAAGTTTCACAAGTTTATCTTCGGAAGGCGGTTTCACCTTCAAACCGATCATCAGCCACTGCTGAGGATATTCGGGTCCAAAAAAGGGATCCCGGTCTACACAGCCAATCGACTCCAGCGGTGGGCACTATCGCTGCTCTCCTACGATTTCTCTATTGAGTATGTTCAGACCGACAAATTCGGTAACGCTGACATATTGTCCCGCCTCATCAACCAGCACACCAAGCCTGATGAAGACGTGATCATCGCATGTACCACTCTGGAGGAAGACTTGAGGTCAGTAGCCATCGATAGTAGTAATCAACTGCCTCTCAGTTTCAGCATGGTTGAGAAAGCGACGGCGTCCGACCCGTCTCTTCGGAAAGTTCACCGTTTCATCCGCGATGGCTGGCCCAAATCAAGGTCAGAAATTAAAGATCGAGAGTTGGCTCGGTACTACGATCGTCAAGAAGCTCTGTCAGTCGTTCAAGGCAGCATTATGTTCGGGGACAGACTGGTAATTCCGACTATGTTCCGAAGGCGGTGCCTCATTCAGCTCCATAAGGGCCACCCAGGCATACAACGGATGAAGGCGATCGCACGCAGCTTCGTGTATTGGCCGGGGCTGGACGACGAGATCGTTAGCTTCGTCAAGGGTTGTAGTCACTGTGCATCCGCAGCGCGGTCCCCACCAAAAGCGGAACCGGAGTCGTGGCATCCGACAACGGCTCCTTGGCAGCGGGTTCACGCCGATTACGCGGGCCCTCTGGATGGAGAATTCTTCTTACTTGTCATCGATGCGCACACCAAGTGGCCGGAGATATTTCCAACTAGCAAGACGACAACGAGCGCTACTATCCGGCTCATGCGCAAACTGTTCGCCAACAAGGGCATGCCAGAACTTCTCGTGACCGACAATGGTTCGCAGTTCAAGAGTGCTCAATTCGATGATTTCTGCTGCAAAAACGGCATTCGACACACAACAACGGCCCCATACCATCCACAGTCGAACGGTCAGGCAGAGAGATTCGTCGACACGTTCAAGCGGGCCGTGAAAAAAATTCAGGAGGGAGAAGGCTCGATCGACGAAGCATTGGACGTTTTCCTTCTTACCTACCGCACCACACCAAACCGAAACGTCCCTGGCGGTAAGTCACCGGCAGAAGCGATGTATAACAGGCCGCTGCGAACATCGCTAGACCTTCTTCGACCACCTTCAAACCTGGAACCATCCTCAAACCGTCAGCAGACGTCCAACACGCGGTCTTTCAGTCCGAAGGCTTGCGTGTACGCGAAAATATACGACAACAACAAATGGTCATGGTTCCCTGGGACCGTAGTAGAGCGAATCGGTTCGGTGATGTATAACATCTGGGTGGACAACCGGAGACTGATCAGATCTCACATTAACCAGCTCAGACAACGAGCCGAAACAGCTACAAAGGTGCAGAAACAAGGCATACCACTCAACATCTTGCTCGACGAATGGAACCTGCCCGTACCAGCATCTCAAGTTACGGAGCTTTCGGAAGCGGAAGAGCTTGAACCCTCAATGTCCACGCTAGTTGCTCCATCACCTTCTACACCAACTATTAGACCTGCAACAGTAACATCCTCTTCGTCATCAGCGTCGACGGCATTCGAGTCTGCCGTTGAAAGTTCACCCACAGTTCAGCTACCTCGGCGATCTTCACGGACCAGAAGACTGCCGCAAAGGTTTCAGGCGTACCAAAGGTACTAG
- the LOC129721857 gene encoding V-type proton ATPase subunit F: MALLSAVKGKLISVIGDEDTCVGFLLGGIGEINKNRHPNFMVVDKNTAVSEIEDCFKRFIKRDDIDIILINQNYAEMIRHVIDAHTSPTPAVLEIPSKDHPYDASKDSILRRAKGMFNPEDLLGSRG; this comes from the exons ATGGCACTCTTGTCCGCAGTCAAAGGAAAACTTATTTCGGTCATCGGAGACGAG GACACCTGTGTCGGCTTTCTGCTAGGAGGCATTGgggaaatcaacaaaaatcgtCACCCAAATTTCATGGTCGTCGATAAGA ACACGGCAGTCAGCGAAATTGAGGATTGCTTCAAACGCTTCATCAAGCGTGATGACATCGATATCATTTTGATCAATCAAAATTACGCGGAGATGATACGCCACGTGATTGACGCGCATACGTCTCCAACACCAGCCGTACTGGAGATTCCTTCGAAGGACCACCCATATGATGCCAGCAAGGATTCGATTCTCCGCCGTGCTAAG GGTATGTTCAATCCGGAAGACTTGCTCGGAAGCCGTGGTTAG
- the LOC129721856 gene encoding odorant receptor 63a-like — protein MCSIHIIRYKDDTDSLILSLSALISGTEVVLKIAGMVLNRTKGARLIATALNDKSYDDGPMERFVFLKYHKMCRKFMLITFFSYPFTGIMLLSYPVIAGKLDEYMLPVGYSIPYISYKQEPWYAINYCMIIVQGVWLALAFIGLDGPFYIYLCYSTCKLEILKNYVDQIGKSDNIEDQRNLMRKIIAIHTDVLTFLKECSSYYQDIYLGQVLCSIGHICMSLFHIQLKFKNSSYGMLATNVVKMWIFCFCGELVVTKSNQLSTAMYNNRWYRLWRNQDLKAIQFILANTQTTVGFSVGGFGTLSYQTFTVIMKTAYSCNAFLHNMMK, from the exons ATGTGCAGTATTCATATAATACGCTACAAGGATGACACAGATTCGTTAATTCTCAGCTTATCAGCGTTGATCTCAGGAACTGAGGTGGTTCTCAAGATCGCCGGAATGGTTTTGAACCGCACGAAAGGCGCTCGACTTATTGCTACGGctttaaatgataaaagttATGATGATGGACCAATGGAAAGATTCGTTTttctgaaatatcacaaaatgtGCAG GAAATTCATGctaataacatttttttcgtaTCCCTTCACGGGGATAATGCTTTTGTCTTATCCTGTCATTGCTGGAAAATTGGATGAATACATGCTGCCTGTTGGTTACTCGATCCCGTACATAAGTTATAAACAAGAGCCCTGGTACGCAATAAACTACTGCATGATCATTGTTCAGGGTGTATGGCTTGCTCTAGCATTCATAGGTCTTGATGGCCCTTTCTACATTTACCTCTGTTATTCTACGTGTAAGTTAGAGATTCTTAAAAATTACGTTGATCAAATTGGTAAATCGGATAACATTGAAGACCAACGCAACCTAATGCGAAAAATTATCGCCATTCATACAGATGTACTAAC ATTCCTAAAAGAATGTTCAAGCTACTACCAGGACATCTATTTAGGTCAGGTGTTATGTTCAATTGGGCACATTTGTATGTCACTTTTTCACATACAGCTG AAATTCAAAAATAGCTCTTACGGCATGTTGGCTACGAACGTGGTCAAGATGTGGATTTTCTGTTTTTGTGGAGAACTCGTTGTTACCAAATCAAACCAGCTATCGACAGCAATGTACAACAATCGGTGGTATAGACTTTGGCGCAACCAGGATCTTAAAGCGATTCAGTTCATTCTGGCAAACACCCAAACGACGGTTGGTTTTTCGGTTGGAGGATTTGGAACATTATCATACCAAACATTCACCGTG ATTATGAAAACTGCGTACAGCTGCAATGCTTTTCTTCACAATATGATGAAATAA